The Tissierellales bacterium genome includes the window ACAAATTATTACTGACAATATCTGATAATGGAATAGGATTAGCTCCTAATGTTTTAAATCAAGTCCTCAATCCATTTTTCACAACAGCTCGAGGTCGTGGTTTTAGTGGACTAGGGCTTAATATTTGCTACAACATTGTATCTACAAATTTAAGCGGTGAGATGAATATATCAAGTGAAAAAGCAATTGGGACAACAATAACATTGAATATCCCTATAAATTTAACTTCACTATAAAAAGGTTTTCTCAAATAGATAAATATTTCTATTTAAGAAAACCTTTTTACTATATTCTAATCAACGCTTCAAGAGCTATTTCAATTTCTCTACGTTCTCCTTCACTCGCTAAATCACTTTCATCAACATATTCATTTATTCCTTCTCTAACATCTGACTCATAAAGTACTACATTATTTAATACTGATGCTACTTTTACACCTCGAATATATCCGATTGTGTAAAGTGCTGCAGTTTCCATATCTGACCCAAGTATCCCTTTTTGATTCCAATAAGCCATTCTTTCTAACTCGTCATCTACATAAAATGAGTCGTGACTTCTCGTCATTCCAATTTTATATCTATATGACTTTTCTGTTGCAACTTTTTCAAGTAACTTTATAAGTTCGAAATCTGCAGCTGCTGGCATGCTCTTATCCACATACATCTGTGAAGCTCCATCTTCCCTTACTGAAGATGATGATATTATTAAGTCTCCAATATTTATGTCACTTTGTATTGCTCCTGCACTTCCTATTCTAACAAAAAACTTGCCGCCACAAGCTATTAGTTCTTCAAGCGCTATTGCCGCCGAAGCACCTCCAATCCCTGTAGATGTAACTGTAATTTCAAAACCTTTGTATTTTCCTATAATAGTCTTAAATTCCCTGTTATACGCTATCTCTCTTACATTATCTAAAAAGTTTGCAACACGATCAACCCTTTTAGGATCTCCTGGTAACATAACTCTTTCACTTACTCTTTCACATAATATATGTGGCTGAATCATCGACTCACCCCTTCTCTTTTTATCGCACATTCTAAAAAACTTTCTCCTATTGTTGGATGAATCCACAATTTTTCTTTAAACTTATCTAACGAAAGCCCTTCATCTATCCAAAGTGACACTTGCCCCATGTAATCACTTGCAAATAACCCCGACATCCAAGCACCTTTTACTATACTTCCATCCAATACTAATTTAAGTTTTCCTTTTACTCCACTTCTGATTGTTTCGTTAAAGTCAATACTCACACTATGACTATTTTCATGTTGATTTTCTTGCCAGCCCGCACCTGCAAGTTCAGGTATCGTAAACATAGCGCATGGAAGTGTTTCATATTCAAATTTAATTTTGCCACTATTCCAAAGATAATCCGAAAGCATAATTGCCTGTTGTATAGCTATGTGAGCCATTCCATGCCTTCCGTTAATATCTCCAATTGCAAATATATTTTTTATACTAGTTTCTAGATTTTTATCTGTTTTTATAAAACCATTTTCCAAATCTAAATCAACGCCATTACATTTAGGTATATTAGGCGTTCTAATTCCTGTGATTAATATCTTATTTGTCTCTATAATTTTTCCCGAATCTAAAGTTATTAAAACCCTATCTGCCTTTCTTTCAATCGATTTAGCTCTCGTATTTAGTAATAACTCCACGTCATTTTTCAAAAGTTCATTTTCTATAGGATTAACTAAATCTCTGTCATTTCCCTTTAATATATGATCTTCTTGTTCTATAACTTTGACTTTTACTCCCATCGTACTAAACATAGACGCAAATTCTATTCCCTCTACATTTGCACCTAATATAACTATCTCTTCTGGCAATTTAGCTAGCTTCAATGCCCCTGCATGACTCAATA containing:
- a CDS encoding NAD(P)/FAD-dependent oxidoreductase, producing the protein MRYDAIIIGSGAAGYYFAIASERMGKRVALIERDVVGGTAFATGCLPVKRHLENLKVYKRFLNSFEKYTSNFEIDGEKLFKSGKQKANLIDEELKKRLDNTRIDMIFGEAELVGGNKVKVDDTLLEGERIILATGTKASTLSSWSEIDESAILSHAGALKLAKLPEEIVILGANVEGIEFASMFSTMGVKVKVIEQEDHILKGNDRDLVNPIENELLKNDVELLLNTRAKSIERKADRVLITLDSGKIIETNKILITGIRTPNIPKCNGVDLDLENGFIKTDKNLETSIKNIFAIGDINGRHGMAHIAIQQAIMLSDYLWNSGKIKFEYETLPCAMFTIPELAGAGWQENQHENSHSVSIDFNETIRSGVKGKLKLVLDGSIVKGAWMSGLFASDYMGQVSLWIDEGLSLDKFKEKLWIHPTIGESFLECAIKREGVSR
- a CDS encoding nucleoside phosphorylase, with amino-acid sequence MIQPHILCERVSERVMLPGDPKRVDRVANFLDNVREIAYNREFKTIIGKYKGFEITVTSTGIGGASAAIALEELIACGGKFFVRIGSAGAIQSDINIGDLIISSSSVREDGASQMYVDKSMPAAADFELIKLLEKVATEKSYRYKIGMTRSHDSFYVDDELERMAYWNQKGILGSDMETAALYTIGYIRGVKVASVLNNVVLYESDVREGINEYVDESDLASEGERREIEIALEALIRI